A single Cnuibacter physcomitrellae DNA region contains:
- a CDS encoding glycerophosphodiester phosphodiesterase family protein: MPGPRPSRARGAYFAPPLPRIFAHRGLALDVPENTLGAFRAALAVGAVHLETDVHASSDGVAVISHDPTLERVAGRPDRVADLTLAELRSIDLGGGETFVTLSEALLAFPEARFNIDVKADDACRPTAEAVRAAGAIDRVLITSFDVRRKRLTASALPGVATSASAAEFGPALAFAKLGWAWAVRRILRNVDAVQIPPQVSRIGTVTPRTIDVLHRAGVEIHVWTINDPVVARDLLVRGVDGLVTDRADILVPLAAEFKPVR, from the coding sequence GTGCCGGGCCCGCGCCCCAGTAGAGCGCGGGGAGCGTACTTCGCTCCCCCGCTCCCCCGCATCTTCGCGCACAGGGGTCTGGCGCTCGACGTCCCGGAGAACACGCTCGGTGCGTTCCGCGCCGCCCTCGCCGTCGGCGCCGTCCATCTCGAGACGGACGTGCACGCCTCCTCCGACGGGGTGGCGGTGATCAGCCACGATCCCACGCTCGAGCGGGTCGCCGGTCGGCCCGATCGGGTGGCCGACCTCACCCTGGCGGAGCTGCGCTCGATCGACCTCGGCGGCGGGGAGACCTTCGTCACGCTCTCCGAGGCGCTCCTGGCCTTCCCGGAGGCCCGCTTCAACATCGACGTGAAGGCGGACGACGCCTGTCGCCCCACGGCGGAGGCGGTCCGGGCAGCGGGGGCGATCGACCGGGTCCTCATCACCTCGTTCGACGTCCGGCGGAAGAGACTGACCGCCAGCGCGCTGCCCGGCGTGGCGACCTCGGCGTCCGCGGCCGAGTTCGGCCCGGCCCTCGCGTTCGCGAAGCTCGGCTGGGCCTGGGCGGTCCGTCGCATCCTGCGGAACGTGGATGCGGTGCAGATCCCTCCGCAGGTCTCCCGCATCGGCACCGTCACGCCGCGCACCATCGACGTCCTGCACCGCGCCGGGGTCGAGATCCACGTCTGGACCATCAACGACCCGGTGGTGGCGCGGGACCTCCTCGTG
- a CDS encoding NfeD family protein, translated as MDFIQTYAWIFWLGLILLFVIIEMFTLEFTFLMLAVGSVAGLASGLLGTPWYLQVVIAAVLSVLLILLLRPPLLRRLKRGADPARSNVDALLGLDGVVLSTVTALAGQVKLANGDTWTARLAPGVTVTDLVRGERVEVAAIDGATALVAPSQSKEPIV; from the coding sequence ATGGACTTCATCCAGACGTACGCCTGGATCTTCTGGCTCGGGCTGATCCTGCTGTTCGTGATCATCGAGATGTTCACGCTCGAGTTCACGTTCCTGATGCTCGCCGTCGGCAGTGTCGCGGGTCTGGCCTCAGGGCTCCTCGGCACCCCCTGGTACCTCCAGGTCGTGATCGCCGCGGTCCTGAGCGTGCTGCTCATCCTGCTGCTCAGGCCCCCGCTGCTGCGGCGGCTGAAACGGGGCGCCGACCCGGCCAGGAGCAACGTCGACGCGCTCCTCGGGCTCGACGGCGTCGTGCTGTCGACCGTGACCGCGCTGGCCGGTCAGGTGAAGCTCGCGAACGGAGACACCTGGACCGCTCGTCTCGCCCCCGGCGTCACGGTGACCGACCTCGTGCGCGGCGAGCGCGTCGAGGTGGCCGCGATCGACGGCGCCACCGCCCTGGTCGCACCCTCTCAGAGCAAGGAGCCCATCGTATGA
- a CDS encoding HdeD family acid-resistance protein, which produces MSTPTQTDQPGGFWLFAGDITDAGRRWLKTGLWVRAVLSLLLGVVILVLAFNNPDAIAWTIALLFAIYFWVVGLVRIVQGIVNKDYSGGMRALNIILGVLLVIAGVIAIRNPVVSLLVLAFVVGFSWIFEGILAIMETSKDSSKWLGTVLGVFSLLAGIVVIFLPLESISVLILFAGVFLIVSAIMSAVTALMLGRGPRTAA; this is translated from the coding sequence ATGTCCACACCCACGCAGACCGACCAGCCCGGCGGCTTCTGGCTGTTCGCCGGAGACATCACCGACGCCGGGCGGCGCTGGCTCAAGACCGGGCTCTGGGTCAGGGCGGTGCTCTCGCTGCTGCTCGGCGTGGTGATCCTGGTGCTCGCCTTCAACAACCCCGACGCGATCGCCTGGACCATCGCGCTGCTCTTCGCGATCTACTTCTGGGTGGTCGGCCTCGTGCGCATCGTCCAGGGCATCGTCAACAAGGACTACTCCGGGGGGATGCGGGCGCTCAACATCATCCTCGGCGTGCTCCTCGTGATCGCCGGCGTCATCGCGATCCGGAACCCCGTCGTCTCCCTGCTCGTCCTGGCCTTCGTGGTCGGGTTCTCCTGGATCTTCGAGGGCATCCTCGCCATCATGGAGACCTCGAAGGACTCCTCGAAGTGGCTCGGCACCGTCCTCGGCGTGTTCTCCCTGCTCGCCGGCATCGTCGTGATCTTCCTGCCGCTCGAGTCGATCTCCGTGCTGATCCTCTTCGCCGGCGTCTTCCTCATCGTCTCCGCCATCATGTCGGCGGTGACCGCGCTCATGCTCGGCCGCGGCCCCAGGACCGCCGCGTAG
- a CDS encoding SDR family oxidoreductase: MSNPLAAGSLDGKRVLVTGSSRGIGADTVGYFAEAGASVVINYRNKEARAAKIANAIRENGGQALIVGADLTDPESVQAMFDRVNAELGGLDVLVLNASGGMESGMGDDYAMTLNRDAQVNVLKGALALLEPGSRVVFVTSHQAHFIRTTPTMPEYEPVARSKRAGEDALRAMLPELDAAGIEFVVVSGDMIEGTITATLLERMNPGAIGSRRESAGKLYNVSEFAAEVASAAIDPIPANHTRYVGDISDFDQSEE, encoded by the coding sequence GTGTCCAACCCCCTCGCCGCAGGTTCGCTCGACGGGAAGCGGGTGCTCGTCACCGGCTCGTCGCGGGGCATCGGAGCCGACACCGTCGGCTACTTCGCCGAGGCCGGCGCCTCCGTCGTCATCAACTACCGCAACAAGGAGGCGCGCGCGGCGAAGATCGCGAACGCGATCCGCGAGAACGGGGGACAGGCCCTCATCGTCGGCGCCGACCTCACCGACCCCGAGAGCGTCCAGGCGATGTTCGACCGCGTGAACGCCGAGCTCGGAGGGCTCGACGTGCTGGTGCTCAACGCCTCGGGCGGCATGGAGTCCGGCATGGGCGACGACTACGCGATGACCCTCAACCGCGACGCCCAGGTGAACGTGCTGAAGGGGGCGCTCGCCCTCCTCGAGCCCGGCTCGCGCGTGGTGTTCGTCACGAGCCACCAGGCGCACTTCATCCGCACCACGCCCACGATGCCCGAGTACGAGCCCGTCGCGCGCAGCAAGCGCGCCGGAGAGGATGCCCTGCGCGCGATGCTGCCCGAGCTCGACGCCGCCGGCATCGAGTTCGTCGTGGTGTCGGGCGACATGATCGAGGGCACCATCACGGCGACGCTCCTCGAGCGGATGAACCCCGGCGCTATCGGATCCCGGCGCGAGTCGGCGGGCAAGCTGTACAACGTCAGCGAGTTCGCCGCCGAGGTCGCGTCCGCCGCGATCGACCCCATCCCCGCGAACCACACGCGCTACGTCGGCGACATCTCCGACTTCGACCAGAGCGAGGAGTGA
- a CDS encoding NUDIX hydrolase produces the protein MTSSASPIILKSRVIVAAGDRTLLFYTAPDVPSNPVRWLTPGGHLEAGETHLDGAVRELFEETGLVVEPGGLGSPVWARDFVGEPSPGVLRDYHEEYYLLRVDEPFDPIADNWTPEEVVDVQAWRWFTLAELSSSDDAVEPDDLAAVLARVLS, from the coding sequence GTGACCTCGTCCGCGTCGCCGATCATCCTGAAGTCCCGTGTGATCGTCGCGGCGGGAGATCGCACGCTGCTCTTCTACACGGCACCCGACGTGCCGTCGAACCCCGTGCGCTGGCTGACGCCCGGCGGCCACCTCGAAGCGGGGGAGACGCACCTCGACGGCGCCGTCCGCGAGCTGTTCGAGGAGACCGGACTCGTCGTCGAGCCCGGGGGGCTCGGCTCGCCGGTCTGGGCGCGCGACTTCGTGGGCGAGCCCTCACCCGGCGTGCTGCGCGACTACCACGAGGAGTACTACCTGCTGAGGGTCGACGAGCCGTTCGACCCGATCGCCGACAACTGGACGCCCGAGGAGGTCGTCGACGTGCAGGCGTGGCGCTGGTTCACGCTCGCGGAGCTGTCCTCCTCGGACGACGCGGTCGAGCCCGACGACCTCGCCGCCGTGCTCGCCCGCGTCCTGTCGTAG
- a CDS encoding zinc-dependent alcohol dehydrogenase, translating into MRAAVVTAFDEPVVVEDRAVPRPGPGQVLVRLEACGLCHTDIHAMRGDWPVRPSLPFVPGHEGVGIIERLGDGVETRWVGQRVAMPWLGHACGECRYCVSGRENLCEKQDDTGYSIDGGYAEYAVADARFATPVPEGIDPVEAAPLTCAGVTTYAAIKNAHVVPGETVVVFGIGGLGHLAVQYARLVGAKVVAVDVADEKLALAAELGADHVVNAALTDPVAALAELGGADVAVVLAVAPAVSRQAFDSLNRGGRLVLVSLPAAGELTVPVFDTVLKGISVIGSIVGTRQDLAEVFDLHAAGRTRVFTQTRALDEVNEAVDEVLAGSVPARLVFTYPSPPVTAP; encoded by the coding sequence ATGCGCGCAGCAGTCGTCACAGCGTTCGACGAACCGGTGGTGGTCGAGGATCGTGCCGTGCCGAGGCCCGGACCCGGACAGGTGCTGGTGCGCCTGGAGGCATGCGGTCTGTGTCACACCGACATCCACGCCATGCGCGGCGACTGGCCCGTCCGACCGTCGCTGCCCTTCGTCCCGGGGCACGAGGGCGTCGGCATCATCGAGCGGCTCGGCGACGGGGTGGAGACCCGGTGGGTCGGTCAGCGGGTCGCGATGCCCTGGCTCGGGCACGCCTGCGGCGAGTGCCGATACTGCGTGAGCGGTCGCGAGAACCTATGCGAGAAGCAGGACGACACCGGCTACTCGATCGACGGAGGGTATGCCGAGTACGCGGTCGCGGACGCGAGGTTCGCGACCCCGGTGCCCGAGGGGATCGATCCGGTCGAGGCCGCTCCGCTCACCTGCGCCGGCGTCACGACGTACGCGGCGATCAAGAACGCCCACGTCGTCCCGGGGGAGACGGTGGTGGTGTTCGGGATCGGCGGGCTGGGTCACCTGGCGGTCCAGTACGCCCGCCTCGTCGGCGCGAAGGTCGTCGCCGTCGACGTCGCCGACGAGAAGCTCGCCCTGGCCGCCGAGCTCGGGGCCGACCACGTGGTGAACGCAGCGCTGACCGATCCCGTCGCGGCCCTCGCCGAGCTCGGCGGCGCCGACGTCGCGGTCGTCCTGGCCGTCGCGCCCGCGGTGTCCCGTCAGGCGTTCGACTCCCTGAACCGCGGCGGACGACTCGTCCTCGTCTCGCTGCCTGCCGCGGGCGAGCTCACGGTCCCGGTGTTCGACACGGTCCTCAAGGGGATCAGCGTCATCGGCTCCATCGTCGGCACCCGCCAGGACCTGGCCGAGGTGTTCGATCTCCACGCGGCAGGCCGGACCAGGGTGTTCACGCAGACCCGCGCCCTCGACGAGGTGAACGAGGCCGTCGACGAGGTACTCGCCGGATCCGTCCCCGCCCGGCTCGTGTTCACCTACCCGAGCCCGCCCGTCACCGCACCCTGA
- a CDS encoding SPFH domain-containing protein, with translation MNDVVTQVIVVAVLLIVVIFVIVVIAKSIRIIPQANAGIVERLGRYHKTLMPGLNVIVPFIDRLRPLIDLREQVVSFPPQPVITEDNLVVSIDTVVFFQVTDARAATYEIANYLGAVEQLATTTLRNVVGGLNLEEALTSRDEINGQLRIVLDEATGKWGIRVSRVELKAIDPPTSIQDSMEKQMRAERERRAVILTAEGTKQAQILEAEGTRQAEILRAEGDAKAQVLRADGEAQAITTVFGAIHAGNPDNLLLAYQYLQTLPKLAEGSANKLWVIPSELTEALKGIGQAFGDRGAAAAGGVPGAAGVAGPAGSGPVGSGPFGSGAAGAAAPAGSGPAGSGAPGGGTPRVPAAPTTSPAPPAPPASTPPAPADPEGSATIGGDAATGSGDAGAGPAPQ, from the coding sequence ATGAACGACGTCGTCACTCAGGTGATCGTGGTCGCCGTCCTGCTCATCGTCGTCATCTTCGTGATCGTGGTGATCGCGAAGTCGATCCGCATCATCCCCCAGGCCAACGCCGGCATCGTCGAGCGCCTCGGGCGCTATCACAAGACGCTCATGCCGGGCCTGAACGTGATCGTCCCCTTCATCGACCGGCTCCGCCCGTTGATCGACCTCCGGGAGCAGGTGGTCTCGTTCCCGCCTCAGCCGGTCATCACCGAGGACAACCTGGTCGTCTCGATCGACACCGTGGTCTTCTTCCAGGTGACGGATGCGCGTGCCGCGACGTACGAGATCGCCAACTACCTCGGGGCGGTCGAGCAGCTGGCCACCACGACGCTGCGCAACGTGGTCGGTGGGCTCAACCTCGAGGAGGCGCTCACCAGCCGCGACGAGATCAACGGGCAGCTCCGCATCGTGCTCGACGAGGCCACCGGCAAGTGGGGCATCCGAGTCTCACGCGTCGAGCTGAAGGCGATCGACCCGCCCACCTCCATCCAGGACTCGATGGAGAAGCAGATGCGCGCCGAGCGTGAGCGCCGCGCGGTCATCCTCACCGCGGAGGGGACGAAGCAGGCGCAGATCCTCGAGGCCGAGGGTACCCGGCAGGCCGAGATCCTCCGCGCCGAGGGTGACGCCAAGGCCCAGGTCCTCCGCGCCGACGGTGAGGCCCAGGCGATCACCACGGTGTTCGGGGCCATCCACGCCGGCAACCCCGACAACCTGCTGCTGGCCTACCAGTACCTGCAGACACTGCCGAAGCTGGCCGAGGGCAGCGCGAACAAGCTGTGGGTCATCCCGAGCGAGCTGACTGAGGCGCTGAAGGGCATCGGCCAGGCGTTCGGCGACCGTGGCGCGGCCGCGGCCGGCGGTGTTCCGGGTGCTGCCGGTGTGGCAGGGCCTGCCGGTTCTGGGCCAGTTGGTTCTGGGCCATTTGGTTCTGGGGCGGCCGGTGCTGCCGCGCCTGCCGGTTCTGGGCCAGCCGGATCCGGAGCGCCGGGCGGCGGCACTCCTCGCGTGCCCGCCGCCCCTACGACATCCCCGGCCCCGCCGGCGCCTCCCGCCTCGACACCACCGGCCCCGGCAGACCCCGAGGGCTCCGCCACCATCGGAGGCGATGCGGCCACCGGCTCAGGCGACGCCGGTGCCGGGCCCGCGCCCCAGTAG
- a CDS encoding pyridoxamine 5'-phosphate oxidase family protein — protein sequence MPHDYPFPPEDPHADDVHPLTEQDCWARLSRSGLGRLAVIDPQGADIFPINYLVHDSQVLFRSAPXGGGGGGGGGGGGGGGGGGGGGGGGGGEHQRRPVQPRLSSRCWASNTAAWVRRSRPSFSRRLET from the coding sequence ATGCCCCACGACTACCCGTTCCCACCCGAGGACCCTCACGCGGACGACGTCCACCCGCTGACCGAGCAGGACTGCTGGGCACGCCTGAGTCGGAGCGGCCTCGGACGTCTCGCCGTCATCGATCCGCAGGGTGCCGACATCTTCCCCATCAACTACCTCGTGCATGACAGTCAGGTGCTCTTCCGGAGCGCGCCCGNGGGGGGGGGGGGGGGGGGGGGGGGGGGGGGGGGGGGGGGGGGGGGGGGGGGGGGGGGGGGGGGGGGGGGGGGGGGGGGGGAGCACCAGCGCCGGCCCGTTCAGCCCCGCTTGTCGAGCCGGTGCTGGGCCTCGAACACGGCCGCCTGGGTCCGACGTTCGAGGCCCAGCTTCTCGAGGAGGCTGGAGACGTAG